From the Spiroplasma sp. BIUS-1 genome, one window contains:
- a CDS encoding HU family DNA-binding protein — MTKKELSEKLSAEFGSTKAEAERMVNFVFDEISNALVKKEEVAIAGFGKFVTADRAAREGVNPATGAKIKIAATTVAKFKVAKQLKEAVAK, encoded by the coding sequence ATGACAAAAAAAGAATTATCAGAAAAATTATCAGCTGAATTTGGTAGCACTAAAGCAGAAGCTGAAAGAATGGTAAACTTTGTATTTGACGAAATTTCAAATGCATTAGTTAAAAAAGAAGAAGTTGCAATCGCAGGATTCGGAAAATTCGTTACTGCTGATAGAGCAGCTCGTGAAGGTGTAAACCCAGCAACTGGAGCAAAAATTAAAATTGCTGCAACTACTGTAGCAAAATTTAAAGTAGCTAAACAATTAAAAGAAGCAGTTGCTAAATAA
- a CDS encoding NAD(P)H-dependent glycerol-3-phosphate dehydrogenase yields MSKEKIAIIGTGAYGTVLANVLADNGHDVLMYGIEEAEVDDINNNHLNSKFFQDLLINTNIRATTDFAVAMEKANIVILSVPTFALNNAIENVIKYGKREMHIINVAKGLDEENLDVLSKKIKKQFEGTGVMKSYGAIYGPSVAIEVIMRKPTCVMSCNEDEKVAEYIAKIFSNEYFVVKVSTDVVGCEIAAALKNSVAIAAGILHGFAAADNAKASLITIGNAEIYNVAKYFGARIETFMNFATLGDLILTASSLKSRNFSLGVQIAQKDDAQKVLKSHKNTVEGVLSCKLAYEICKKYKINAPMFEILYKILYNNHKPSGLVNDFFQHAKVV; encoded by the coding sequence ATGTCAAAGGAAAAAATAGCAATAATAGGTACAGGAGCATATGGTACAGTTTTAGCTAACGTATTAGCTGATAACGGTCATGATGTTTTAATGTATGGAATAGAAGAGGCTGAAGTGGATGATATTAATAACAACCACTTAAACTCAAAGTTTTTTCAAGATTTATTGATAAATACAAACATAAGAGCAACAACTGATTTTGCAGTTGCAATGGAAAAAGCAAATATTGTAATTTTAAGTGTTCCAACTTTTGCTTTAAACAATGCAATTGAAAATGTAATTAAATATGGAAAAAGAGAAATGCACATAATAAACGTTGCAAAAGGTTTAGATGAAGAAAATCTTGATGTTTTAAGTAAAAAAATCAAGAAACAATTTGAAGGAACTGGAGTTATGAAGTCTTACGGGGCTATTTATGGACCTTCAGTTGCAATTGAAGTTATTATGAGAAAACCAACTTGTGTTATGAGTTGTAATGAAGATGAAAAAGTTGCAGAATACATTGCAAAAATATTCTCAAATGAGTATTTTGTTGTTAAAGTTTCAACAGATGTAGTTGGTTGTGAAATAGCAGCTGCACTTAAAAATTCAGTTGCCATTGCAGCAGGAATATTACATGGATTTGCAGCAGCAGATAATGCAAAGGCTTCATTAATAACTATTGGTAATGCAGAAATTTATAATGTAGCTAAATATTTTGGAGCTAGAATTGAAACATTTATGAATTTTGCTACATTAGGAGATCTTATCCTAACTGCATCTTCATTGAAATCAAGAAACTTCTCATTAGGGGTTCAAATTGCTCAAAAAGACGATGCTCAAAAGGTTTTAAAGTCTCACAAAAATACAGTTGAAGGTGTATTGTCTTGTAAATTAGCATACGAAATTTGCAAAAAATATAAAATAAATGCACCAATGTTTGAAATACTATATAAAATACTATACAATAATCATAAGCCTAGTGGGTTAGTTAATGACTTTTTCCAACACGCTAAGGTAGTATAG
- the rny gene encoding ribonuclease Y, which translates to MLVTKIQEHIYIAILSVVIILLILSLAVIVYLLKSRQRKYILQKTNDEAKNIKMNIIAEAKQQAASLRLNAENDVKYIQEEIAIEQKNLKVKKDKFYEDLDVLNEKEQTLLKEKIRINELKKELEIERKKIQSILEDSSKLTEKEVKEELFNIVEKKYLGELNSKIKDFEETLKKNSQQKATKILIDAMQSCSVEVTTEKNTTFFEIENDSWKGKIIGKEGRNIKTFQAYGGVDILIDETPNRITISSFNPIRREIAYLTLQELTKTARIHPASIEEQLIIQAEKLEKHCYDLGLKTLTDLNIDDLPDEIITLLGKLKFRHSYGQNALQHSIEVGTISKRIAHELGLDEKIALKSGLLHDIGKAVDFEQEGSHVTLGVNILKKYDIENIVINAVESHHNDVQKETYYAEIVAIADAMSAARPGARNNDAEEYFARMQELEDLCLEQEGVTKAYVLKAGREIRVMVNPSVVDDYNMKKLSYTLKEEIQKINKTPGDVYITIIREKRETIRL; encoded by the coding sequence ATGCTAGTTACAAAAATACAAGAACACATATATATTGCGATTTTATCGGTAGTAATTATATTATTAATACTTTCATTAGCAGTAATAGTATATCTACTAAAATCTCGTCAACGCAAATATATCTTACAAAAAACAAATGATGAGGCAAAAAATATAAAAATGAATATCATTGCAGAGGCAAAACAACAAGCAGCTTCGCTTAGGCTTAATGCTGAAAATGATGTTAAATATATTCAAGAAGAAATAGCTATTGAACAAAAAAACTTAAAGGTTAAAAAAGATAAGTTTTATGAAGATTTAGATGTTTTGAATGAAAAAGAACAAACTCTTTTAAAAGAGAAAATAAGAATAAATGAATTAAAAAAAGAACTTGAAATAGAGAGAAAGAAAATTCAATCAATATTAGAAGATAGTTCAAAACTTACTGAAAAAGAAGTTAAAGAAGAATTATTCAATATTGTTGAAAAGAAATATCTAGGAGAGTTGAATTCTAAGATCAAAGATTTTGAAGAGACTCTTAAAAAGAATTCTCAACAAAAAGCAACAAAAATATTAATTGATGCGATGCAAAGTTGTAGTGTAGAAGTAACAACAGAAAAAAACACTACTTTCTTTGAAATTGAAAACGATTCTTGAAAAGGAAAAATAATTGGTAAAGAAGGTAGAAATATTAAAACCTTCCAAGCTTATGGAGGGGTGGATATTCTAATTGATGAAACTCCTAACAGAATAACTATTTCATCTTTTAATCCAATTAGAAGAGAAATTGCTTATTTAACTTTACAAGAACTTACAAAAACTGCAAGAATACATCCCGCTTCAATTGAAGAACAATTAATTATACAAGCAGAAAAACTAGAAAAACATTGCTATGATTTAGGTTTAAAAACTTTAACTGATCTAAATATTGATGATTTACCAGATGAGATAATAACATTACTTGGTAAATTAAAATTTAGACACAGTTATGGTCAAAATGCTCTACAACACTCTATTGAAGTTGGGACAATATCTAAAAGAATAGCTCATGAATTAGGTTTAGATGAAAAAATAGCACTTAAATCAGGACTGTTACATGACATTGGAAAAGCTGTGGACTTCGAACAAGAAGGAAGTCATGTAACTTTGGGAGTTAACATATTAAAAAAATATGATATAGAAAATATTGTTATTAATGCTGTAGAGTCACATCACAATGATGTTCAAAAAGAAACTTATTATGCTGAAATTGTAGCCATTGCTGATGCAATGAGTGCTGCAAGACCTGGGGCAAGAAATAATGACGCTGAAGAATATTTCGCAAGAATGCAAGAACTTGAAGATCTTTGTTTAGAACAAGAAGGTGTTACAAAAGCTTATGTTCTAAAAGCTGGAAGAGAAATAAGGGTTATGGTAAATCCAAGTGTTGTTGATGATTACAATATGAAAAAACTTTCATATACCTTAAAAGAAGAAATTCAAAAAATCAACAAAACACCAGGAGATGTCTATATAACAATAATTCGTGAAAAACGTGAAACTATAAGATTATAA
- a CDS encoding nicotinamide-nucleotide amidohydrolase family protein, whose protein sequence is MKELFEYLKLNNLTISSCESFTGGYFSNEITNITGASNYYKGGFVCYSDEFKTKVLGVDIEVIKKYGVVSFETLNEMLDKTHEMLKTDIVFAFTGFATPIDNNPQSGISYVGFKIKNKNYIFEFKETKNLTREEYKKNSCEFIINKLLNL, encoded by the coding sequence ATGAAAGAATTATTTGAATATTTAAAATTAAATAATTTAACAATATCTAGTTGTGAATCTTTCACTGGTGGTTATTTTTCAAATGAAATAACCAATATAACTGGAGCTAGCAATTACTATAAGGGTGGTTTTGTTTGTTACAGTGATGAATTTAAAACAAAAGTTTTAGGTGTAGATATAGAAGTAATTAAAAAATATGGTGTAGTTTCTTTTGAAACACTAAATGAAATGTTGGACAAAACACATGAAATGTTGAAAACAGATATTGTTTTTGCTTTTACTGGTTTTGCAACTCCGATTGATAATAATCCTCAATCAGGAATTAGTTATGTGGGGTTTAAAATTAAAAATAAAAACTATATTTTTGAATTTAAAGAAACAAAAAATTTAACAAGAGAAGAGTATAAAAAAAATAGTTGTGAATTTATAATAAATAAACTTTTAAATTTATAA
- the cmk gene encoding (d)CMP kinase gives MKKINIAVDGTAGSGKSSVMLKVAEKLNMNFIDTGVMYRAFTKLCIDNKVDFQSDNEIKDQIKNFKFEYINEGSILVNGIDYGKNIFDYEVAENIKYVAKNNDVRSFMVEAQRKMSESKNNIVIGRDITTVVLPEAELKIYFDCSVESRAKRRFEQNKRKNVTPNVYEDILRQIQQRDDYDKNREMGALKIAPDSWYLDTSDLDIEQVIDLVLKKIEEIK, from the coding sequence ATGAAAAAAATTAATATTGCAGTTGATGGTACTGCAGGTTCTGGTAAGAGTTCTGTAATGTTAAAGGTTGCAGAAAAACTTAATATGAATTTCATAGATACAGGTGTTATGTACAGAGCTTTTACAAAACTTTGTATAGATAACAAAGTTGATTTTCAATCAGATAATGAAATAAAAGATCAAATTAAAAACTTTAAGTTTGAATATATAAATGAAGGTTCGATATTGGTAAATGGTATTGATTATGGAAAAAATATATTTGATTATGAAGTGGCTGAAAACATAAAGTATGTTGCTAAAAACAATGATGTCAGATCATTTATGGTGGAAGCTCAAAGAAAGATGTCTGAAAGCAAAAACAACATAGTTATAGGAAGAGACATAACAACTGTTGTTCTTCCAGAAGCAGAGTTAAAAATTTATTTTGACTGTTCTGTAGAATCAAGAGCAAAAAGAAGATTTGAACAAAACAAAAGAAAAAATGTTACTCCAAATGTATATGAAGACATTTTAAGACAAATACAACAAAGAGATGATTATGATAAAAATAGAGAAATGGGAGCTTTAAAAATTGCTCCTGATTCATGATATTTAGATACAAGTGATTTAGATATTGAACAAGTAATTGATCTAGTTTTAAAAAAAATAGAAGAAATTAAATAA
- a CDS encoding Holliday junction resolvase RecU, producing MIIKNKGMFLETLINNSISLLNDNQGFIYKMPVNNSIISIEDNIVTARLNKNYFCDYIGLWNGVYLEFEAKETEKEFFNLNNIKKNQLEKLLLVDKNSGCGFILIYFHLYEKLFLLNIRELKELKNKKIPFSYFQDNFLEINLNGINFDFNEIFNHLVSYTL from the coding sequence ATGATTATAAAAAACAAAGGCATGTTTTTAGAAACCTTGATCAACAACAGCATTTCTTTGTTAAATGATAATCAGGGATTTATTTATAAAATGCCTGTAAACAATAGCATAATTTCTATAGAAGATAATATAGTTACTGCAAGACTTAATAAAAACTATTTTTGTGATTATATAGGACTTTGAAATGGAGTTTATTTAGAATTTGAAGCCAAAGAAACTGAAAAGGAATTTTTTAACCTAAATAACATAAAGAAAAATCAGTTAGAGAAGTTACTTTTAGTAGATAAAAACTCAGGTTGTGGGTTCATTTTAATATACTTTCATTTATATGAAAAACTATTTTTATTAAATATTAGAGAATTAAAGGAATTAAAAAATAAAAAAATACCATTTTCATATTTCCAAGATAACTTTCTTGAAATAAATTTAAATGGTATTAATTTTGATTTTAATGAAATATTTAATCATTTAGTCAGTTATACATTGTAA
- a CDS encoding DnaD family protein — translation MFELFKSGLISKKALLILNYSKININENQLAILLIIMELSNEDQKNFTPSEIAEHMMISKEEIEKEISNLLKNRIIKLEQKGKKTILDLTPLFNRLLVNLEEEHSKLKTDNTYTFIEKILNCKLTQEHIDKIEDFIELGISKPKIMSIIDEYKINNINDLFKKLEEQSKKTSVKITMYNWLND, via the coding sequence ATGTTTGAATTATTTAAATCGGGACTAATAAGCAAGAAAGCTCTTTTAATTTTAAATTACTCTAAAATAAATATTAATGAAAACCAGTTAGCTATATTGTTGATAATCATGGAATTATCAAATGAAGATCAAAAAAATTTCACACCATCAGAAATAGCAGAACATATGATGATTTCAAAAGAAGAAATTGAAAAAGAAATCTCAAATTTATTAAAGAATAGAATTATAAAACTTGAACAAAAGGGTAAAAAGACTATTCTTGATTTAACCCCTTTATTTAATAGACTACTTGTTAATTTGGAAGAAGAACACTCTAAATTAAAAACAGATAATACATATACATTTATCGAGAAAATCTTAAACTGCAAACTTACTCAAGAACATATTGATAAGATTGAGGATTTTATCGAGTTAGGTATTTCAAAACCAAAAATTATGTCTATAATTGATGAATATAAAATTAATAATATAAATGATTTATTTAAAAAATTAGAAGAACAGTCAAAAAAAACATCAGTAAAAATTACAATGTATAACTGACTAAATGATTAA
- the ffh gene encoding signal recognition particle protein, which yields MGFGDFLTGRMKKSIEKNLKKSTLNSENIKEVLREIRLALLEADVNVDVVKKFITNVEKKAEGAFIEQGVRADQQMIKIVHEELIEILGKTNKPLEIDKKPSIIMMVGLQGAGKTTTVGKLSHLISKKNKKKTLMVGLDIYRPGAIDQLVELGQKNNLDVFEQGKQDPVKTAKQAIDFAQKNGYEVIILDTAGRLQIDKELMKELNEIRKAVSPQEIILTVDGMTGQDIINVSQEFNSLLKLTGVIVTKLDGDARGGATLSITDITKLPIKFIGEGEGIGALAEFHPKRMADRILGMGDVETLFEKAADVIDERTMEKTMKRMFAGQFDLEDLRNQMEQVAKMGNLGGIMKMMPGMSGKISETQINQAQEKLWVAKILMSSMTLKERREPRLLKAITRKQRILKGSGRSEKEYNELLNQFDKGKKQVLEMSKALKSGRMPNMGGLKF from the coding sequence ATGGGATTTGGAGATTTTTTAACAGGTAGAATGAAAAAGTCTATCGAAAAGAACTTAAAGAAAAGTACTTTAAACAGTGAAAACATAAAAGAAGTATTAAGAGAAATTAGACTAGCTCTTTTAGAAGCTGACGTAAACGTTGATGTTGTAAAGAAATTTATAACAAATGTTGAAAAAAAAGCTGAAGGAGCATTTATTGAACAAGGTGTAAGAGCAGATCAACAAATGATCAAAATAGTTCATGAAGAGTTAATTGAAATACTTGGAAAAACTAACAAGCCTTTAGAAATTGATAAAAAACCATCAATTATAATGATGGTTGGATTACAAGGTGCTGGTAAAACAACAACAGTTGGTAAACTTTCACATTTAATAAGCAAAAAAAATAAGAAAAAAACTTTAATGGTTGGTCTTGATATTTACAGACCAGGGGCCATTGATCAATTAGTAGAATTAGGACAAAAAAATAACTTAGATGTTTTTGAACAAGGAAAACAAGACCCTGTAAAAACAGCAAAACAAGCAATTGATTTTGCTCAAAAAAACGGTTATGAAGTAATAATTTTAGATACTGCTGGTCGTTTGCAAATTGATAAAGAATTAATGAAAGAGTTAAATGAAATTAGAAAAGCAGTTTCGCCTCAAGAAATTATTCTTACAGTTGATGGTATGACTGGACAAGATATCATAAATGTTTCACAAGAATTTAATAGTTTATTAAAACTAACTGGAGTAATTGTTACAAAACTTGATGGGGATGCTCGTGGGGGAGCTACCTTATCAATTACAGATATTACAAAATTACCAATTAAATTTATTGGGGAAGGTGAGGGTATTGGTGCTCTTGCTGAATTCCACCCAAAAAGAATGGCTGACAGAATCCTTGGTATGGGAGATGTTGAGACATTATTCGAAAAAGCAGCTGATGTTATTGATGAGCGAACAATGGAAAAAACCATGAAAAGAATGTTTGCTGGTCAGTTTGATTTAGAGGATTTAAGAAACCAAATGGAACAAGTTGCTAAAATGGGAAACTTAGGAGGTATTATGAAAATGATGCCTGGGATGAGTGGAAAAATTAGCGAAACTCAAATCAATCAAGCTCAAGAAAAACTTTGAGTTGCAAAAATCTTAATGAGTTCTATGACTTTAAAAGAAAGAAGAGAACCAAGACTTTTAAAAGCCATTACCAGAAAACAAAGAATTTTAAAAGGATCTGGTAGAAGCGAAAAAGAATACAATGAACTTTTAAACCAATTTGATAAAGGTAAAAAACAAGTCCTTGAAATGTCTAAAGCTTTAAAATCAGGAAGAATGCCTAATATGGGTGGGTTGAAATTTTAA
- a CDS encoding DivIVA domain-containing protein, whose amino-acid sequence MADYIKLSKQDILDKDFEVEYKGYKVEEVDAFLDMIAEDYKTFTDREIKKDEKIALLEKEVNRVTNNLNQVAATLKLTESQMEDLARKGLNSADIIKRISNLEKDTYNK is encoded by the coding sequence ATGGCAGATTACATAAAATTATCAAAACAAGATATTTTAGACAAAGACTTTGAAGTTGAATACAAGGGTTATAAAGTAGAAGAAGTAGATGCTTTTTTAGACATGATAGCAGAAGATTATAAAACTTTTACTGACAGAGAAATTAAAAAAGATGAAAAAATAGCTCTTTTAGAAAAAGAAGTTAATAGAGTAACAAACAATTTAAATCAAGTGGCAGCTACATTGAAACTTACAGAAAGTCAAATGGAAGATCTTGCAAGAAAAGGTTTAAATAGTGCAGACATTATTAAACGTATATCTAATTTAGAAAAAGACACATATAATAAATAA
- the recA gene encoding recombinase RecA has product MIEKTLEKNKNEVLLNMSNNNIYDDPAFKNVLKDIEKTFGKGSIMQLGDVANSSIDVIPSGSFLLDRAIGAGGYPKGRIIEIYGPESSGKTTLSLHAICEAQKNNGRAAFIDAEHALDPRYAQNIGVDIKNLVVAQPDSGEQALDILEMLVKSNTIDIVVVDSVAALVPKAELDGEMSDQQIGLQARLMSKALRKLNGIVSKTNTTVIFINQLREKVGVIFGNPETTPGGRALRFYSSLRLEVRKGETISTNGEATANKVKIKVVKNKVAPPFKTCQITIAYNKGVEKDLEVVEMATIYNILTKAGVWYSYGEEKIGQGKEAVREWFAANPDKYQEIQDKLKECIE; this is encoded by the coding sequence ATGATAGAAAAGACTTTAGAAAAAAATAAAAATGAGGTACTTTTAAATATGAGCAATAACAATATTTATGATGATCCAGCTTTTAAAAATGTTTTAAAAGATATCGAAAAAACATTCGGTAAAGGTTCAATAATGCAATTAGGAGATGTTGCAAACTCTTCAATTGATGTAATTCCAAGTGGTAGCTTTTTATTGGATAGAGCAATTGGGGCTGGAGGTTATCCAAAGGGAAGAATAATAGAAATTTATGGACCTGAATCAAGTGGAAAAACTACTCTTTCTTTACATGCTATTTGTGAAGCGCAAAAAAACAATGGTAGAGCAGCTTTTATAGATGCTGAACATGCATTAGATCCAAGATATGCACAAAATATTGGTGTTGATATTAAAAATCTGGTTGTTGCACAACCGGATTCTGGAGAACAAGCTTTAGATATTTTAGAAATGCTAGTAAAATCAAATACAATTGATATTGTTGTAGTTGATTCTGTTGCCGCTTTAGTTCCTAAAGCAGAGTTGGATGGAGAAATGTCAGACCAACAAATAGGTTTACAAGCAAGACTTATGTCAAAAGCTTTAAGAAAATTAAATGGTATTGTTTCTAAAACAAACACAACAGTTATTTTCATTAACCAATTAAGAGAAAAAGTTGGAGTTATCTTTGGTAATCCAGAAACAACACCCGGGGGAAGAGCTCTTAGATTCTATTCTTCTTTAAGATTAGAGGTTAGAAAAGGTGAAACTATTTCTACAAATGGTGAAGCAACTGCAAATAAAGTGAAAATTAAAGTTGTAAAAAACAAAGTTGCTCCACCATTTAAAACATGTCAAATAACTATTGCTTATAATAAAGGTGTGGAAAAAGATTTAGAAGTTGTTGAAATGGCAACAATTTATAACATACTTACAAAAGCTGGTGTTTGATATTCTTATGGAGAAGAAAAAATTGGTCAAGGAAAAGAAGCTGTTAGAGAATGATTTGCAGCAAATCCAGATAAGTACCAAGAAATTCAAGATAAATTAAAAGAATGTATAGAATAA
- a CDS encoding 23S rRNA (pseudouridine(1915)-N(3))-methyltransferase RlmH has product MKIKLICFNKVNKEFKEVHQAYVDKLKNHCDLEIIEINEFDHGDIKSNMVKNEQNIDLKLKDLKDYEIFLLDINSKQYSSEQIAQTLTENQNYKGGKACFIIGPSDGFGQEFRKQHQNKISFGLITLPYNLVRIVLLEQIYRGFKISKNQKYHK; this is encoded by the coding sequence ATGAAAATAAAATTAATATGTTTTAACAAAGTAAATAAAGAATTTAAAGAAGTTCATCAAGCATATGTTGATAAACTAAAAAATCATTGTGACCTAGAAATCATAGAAATTAATGAATTTGATCATGGTGATATCAAATCAAATATGGTCAAAAATGAACAAAATATTGATCTAAAATTAAAAGATTTAAAAGATTATGAAATATTTTTATTAGATATAAATTCAAAACAATATAGTTCAGAGCAAATAGCTCAAACATTAACAGAAAATCAAAATTATAAAGGTGGAAAAGCTTGTTTTATAATTGGTCCAAGTGATGGATTTGGTCAAGAATTTAGAAAACAACACCAAAATAAAATTAGTTTTGGTCTGATAACTTTGCCATATAACCTAGTTAGAATAGTGTTGTTAGAACAAATTTATAGAGGATTTAAAATATCAAAAAATCAAAAGTACCATAAATAA
- the der gene encoding ribosome biogenesis GTPase Der — MARKGIVAVVGRPNVGKSTLFNRIIREKKAIVEDKPGVTRDRMYGRAEWLTLPFIVVDTGGITLQDSPFSKEIRMQAEIAIKEADVIVFVINYKDGITQEDEAVAKILYKTHKPVILAVNKYDKKEQFDESFTFMTLGFGEPCLISSTHGIGVGDLLDKVIESMPKFDEDQKDDELKLAIVGRPNVGKSSLVNALVGEERMIVSDIAGTTIDAVDSKIKHNGNEYTIIDTAGMRKKGKIYENLEKYSYLRSITSINKADIVLLVLDSSEKVADHDTNIGGVAFEENKPIIIIGNKWDLVSNKETNTMKRKEEEIKAYFKYLNYAKVLFLSAKENKRVNKIFEVVDLVQKNIKKRIRTSLLNEIFNKAQLINPAPNHNGGRLKIFYASQVEAYLPTFVLFVNNPEFVHFSYKRFLENQIRSQFDFSGVPITIIFRERK, encoded by the coding sequence ATGGCAAGAAAAGGAATAGTGGCAGTGGTTGGTAGACCTAATGTTGGTAAATCTACACTTTTTAATAGAATAATTAGAGAAAAAAAAGCTATTGTAGAAGATAAACCTGGAGTTACAAGAGATAGAATGTATGGTAGAGCTGAATGATTAACTCTGCCATTCATAGTTGTAGATACAGGTGGTATTACACTACAAGACAGTCCATTTTCAAAAGAAATAAGAATGCAAGCTGAAATCGCTATTAAAGAAGCAGATGTAATTGTTTTTGTAATTAATTACAAAGATGGTATTACACAAGAAGACGAAGCGGTTGCAAAAATACTTTATAAAACTCATAAACCAGTAATATTGGCTGTTAATAAATATGATAAAAAAGAACAATTTGATGAATCATTTACTTTTATGACTTTAGGTTTTGGAGAACCTTGTTTAATTTCTTCAACTCATGGTATTGGTGTTGGAGATTTACTAGATAAAGTAATTGAAAGTATGCCTAAATTTGATGAAGATCAAAAAGATGATGAACTTAAATTGGCAATTGTTGGTAGACCTAATGTTGGTAAATCAAGTTTAGTAAATGCATTGGTTGGAGAAGAAAGAATGATTGTTTCTGATATAGCGGGAACTACAATCGATGCAGTTGACAGCAAAATAAAACACAATGGAAATGAATATACGATAATTGATACGGCAGGTATGAGGAAAAAAGGTAAAATCTATGAAAACCTTGAAAAATACAGTTACCTTAGATCAATTACTAGTATAAATAAAGCAGATATAGTTCTTTTGGTTTTAGATTCAAGTGAAAAAGTAGCTGATCATGATACAAATATTGGTGGGGTTGCATTTGAGGAAAATAAACCTATAATAATTATTGGTAACAAATGGGACTTAGTTTCTAACAAAGAAACTAATACTATGAAAAGAAAAGAAGAAGAGATAAAAGCTTATTTTAAATATTTAAATTATGCAAAAGTTTTATTCTTATCTGCAAAAGAAAACAAAAGGGTAAATAAAATATTTGAAGTTGTTGACTTAGTTCAAAAAAATATTAAAAAAAGAATTAGAACAAGTTTATTAAATGAAATATTCAATAAAGCACAACTTATTAACCCAGCTCCAAATCATAACGGAGGAAGATTAAAGATATTTTATGCATCACAAGTAGAGGCTTACTTGCCAACATTTGTTTTGTTTGTTAACAATCCAGAGTTTGTACACTTCTCATATAAGAGATTTTTAGAAAATCAAATTAGATCACAATTTGATTTTAGTGGTGTGCCAATAACAATAATCTTTAGGGAAAGGAAATAG
- a CDS encoding ABC transporter ATP-binding protein: MIKVNKIVKIFKEFNLSDINLTIEKGDLIALVGDNGAGKTTLIKSIFGMVELNSGKITLNGENIFDNNNLSKIAFFPDSNNIPLNISVENYMKYISIVAGVGEKEFKSRVDKIIDMLEIRSYKNKTIKKLSAGMKKRAIMAGVLITKPEFIIFDEPTANLDVEGKNEFLAIIKKLHESKVGIMITSHIIEELQDICNKLIIIKEGSIVYNSKFDNKKEKIKDIYFKFIDKKENKYEEVKVIYE; this comes from the coding sequence ATGATAAAAGTAAATAAAATTGTAAAAATTTTTAAAGAATTTAATTTATCAGATATAAATTTGACGATTGAGAAAGGTGACTTGATTGCCTTGGTTGGAGATAATGGGGCTGGTAAAACAACCTTAATAAAATCTATTTTTGGTATGGTTGAATTAAATTCTGGGAAAATAACTTTAAATGGTGAAAATATATTTGATAATAATAACTTAAGTAAAATAGCTTTTTTCCCTGATTCAAATAATATCCCTTTAAATATAAGTGTAGAAAACTATATGAAGTACATTTCTATTGTTGCTGGTGTCGGTGAAAAAGAATTTAAATCAAGAGTGGATAAAATAATTGATATGTTAGAAATCAGAAGTTACAAAAATAAAACCATTAAAAAATTATCTGCTGGTATGAAAAAAAGAGCAATAATGGCAGGGGTTTTAATAACAAAACCTGAATTTATAATTTTTGATGAACCAACAGCCAATTTGGATGTTGAAGGAAAAAATGAATTCTTAGCAATAATAAAAAAACTTCATGAAAGTAAAGTTGGAATAATGATTACAAGTCACATAATTGAAGAATTACAAGATATTTGTAATAAGTTAATAATAATTAAAGAAGGAAGCATAGTTTATAATAGTAAATTTGATAATAAAAAAGAGAAAATCAAAGATATTTATTTTAAATTTATTGATAAAAAAGAAAATAAATATGAAGAGGTTAAGGTAATTTATGAATAA